From the genome of Streptomyces sp. NBC_01260, one region includes:
- a CDS encoding FAD-dependent oxidoreductase, producing the protein MTRPVRVAIVGAGPAGIYAADALLKSEAASDPGVSIDLFERMPAPFGLIRYGVAPDHPRIKGIVQALHQVLDKPQLRLFGNVDYPNDIGLDELRTFYDAVIFSTGADADRALDIPGSDLDGSHGAADFVSWYDGHPDVARTWPLEAEKVAVLGVGNVALDVARMLAKTGDELLSTEIPANVHEGLKANKALEVHVFGRRGPAQAKFSPMELRELDHSPNIEVIVNPEDIDYDQGSIDTRRGNKQANMVASTLENWAIRDVGDRPHKLFLHFFESPVEILGEDGRVVGLRTERTELDGTGNVRGTGRFNDWDVQSVYRAVGYYSQELPKLPFDVASGTVPHAAGRVLAGEEPMDSVYVTGWIKRGPIGLIGHTKGDANETVACLLEDHTAGRLPAPAQPEREAVTEFLRARGVRYTTREGWYRLDAHERALGEEQGRERVKVVERDAMLDASEPGN; encoded by the coding sequence ATGACACGCCCCGTCCGCGTAGCCATCGTCGGAGCCGGTCCCGCCGGAATCTACGCAGCGGACGCGCTGCTCAAATCCGAGGCCGCCTCCGACCCGGGCGTGTCCATCGACCTGTTCGAGCGGATGCCCGCGCCCTTCGGTCTGATCCGTTACGGCGTGGCCCCGGACCACCCCCGGATCAAGGGCATCGTGCAGGCGCTGCACCAGGTCCTGGACAAGCCGCAGCTGCGGCTCTTCGGCAATGTCGACTACCCGAACGACATCGGCCTCGACGAGCTGCGGACGTTCTACGACGCCGTGATCTTCTCCACCGGCGCCGACGCGGACCGAGCTCTGGACATACCGGGCAGCGACCTGGACGGCTCGCACGGAGCCGCCGACTTCGTCTCCTGGTACGACGGCCACCCGGACGTGGCGCGCACCTGGCCCCTGGAGGCCGAGAAGGTCGCCGTCCTCGGTGTCGGCAACGTGGCCCTCGACGTGGCCCGGATGCTCGCCAAGACCGGCGACGAGCTGCTGTCGACGGAGATCCCCGCCAACGTCCACGAGGGCCTCAAGGCCAACAAGGCACTGGAGGTGCACGTCTTCGGGCGGCGCGGTCCGGCCCAGGCCAAGTTCAGCCCGATGGAGCTCCGCGAGCTGGACCACTCGCCGAACATCGAGGTCATCGTCAACCCCGAGGACATCGACTACGACCAGGGCTCGATCGACACCCGGCGCGGGAACAAGCAGGCCAACATGGTCGCCTCCACGCTGGAGAACTGGGCGATCCGCGATGTCGGCGACCGGCCGCACAAGCTCTTCCTGCACTTCTTCGAGTCCCCGGTCGAGATCCTCGGCGAGGACGGCCGGGTCGTCGGGCTGCGCACCGAGCGCACCGAGCTGGACGGCACCGGCAACGTGCGGGGCACCGGCCGCTTCAACGACTGGGACGTGCAGAGCGTCTACCGCGCGGTCGGCTACTACTCGCAGGAGCTGCCCAAGCTCCCCTTCGACGTCGCCTCCGGCACCGTTCCGCACGCCGCCGGACGGGTCCTCGCCGGTGAGGAGCCGATGGACTCGGTGTACGTCACCGGCTGGATCAAGCGCGGTCCGATCGGCCTGATCGGCCACACCAAGGGCGACGCCAACGAGACCGTCGCCTGCCTGCTGGAGGACCACACCGCCGGCCGGCTGCCCGCTCCGGCGCAGCCCGAGCGGGAGGCCGTCACCGAGTTCCTCCGGGCCCGCGGCGTCCGCTACACCACCCGCGAGGGCTGGTACCGCCTGGACGCTCACGAGCGCGCCCTCGGCGAGGAGCAGGGGCGCGAGCGGGTCAAGGTCGTGGAGCGCGACGCCATGCTGGACGCCTCGGAACCCGGCAACTGA
- a CDS encoding SDR family NAD(P)-dependent oxidoreductase codes for MLIHAAAERHGRMDVLVNNLGVTRPRSSFLDVDDAEWQRVFDLTFFSAVRTSRAALPHLLADNGGAIVNISSVNARLPFPMVVDYSAAKAALSNLTKALSEEFAPQGVRVNAIAPGPVRTPFWTAPGGFADVAAAGTGKSAKETLDEVVPQQMGISTGRITEPQEVAELSAFLASPRAANITGAEFVIDGGQIKTT; via the coding sequence CTGCTGATTCATGCCGCTGCCGAGCGCCACGGCCGGATGGACGTGCTGGTCAACAATCTCGGAGTCACCCGTCCCCGCTCCAGCTTCCTGGACGTCGACGACGCCGAGTGGCAGCGCGTTTTCGATCTGACCTTCTTCAGCGCGGTCCGTACCAGCCGTGCCGCGCTGCCCCATCTGCTCGCCGACAACGGCGGAGCAATCGTCAACATCAGCTCCGTCAACGCCCGCCTGCCCTTCCCCATGGTGGTCGACTACTCAGCGGCCAAGGCTGCGCTGAGCAACCTCACCAAAGCCCTGTCGGAGGAGTTCGCCCCACAGGGCGTACGCGTCAATGCCATCGCCCCCGGGCCGGTCCGCACCCCGTTCTGGACTGCCCCCGGCGGCTTCGCCGACGTCGCGGCAGCCGGCACCGGCAAAAGCGCCAAGGAGACCCTCGACGAGGTCGTGCCCCAGCAGATGGGCATCTCCACCGGACGGATCACCGAACCCCAGGAAGTAGCTGAACTCTCCGCCTTCCTTGCCTCTCCGCGCGCCGCCAACATCACCGGCGCAGAGTTCGTCATTGACGGCGGCCAGATCAAGACCACCTGA
- a CDS encoding IS5 family transposase (programmed frameshift) has translation MSRGDLTDAQWERLEAVLPLIPKMGRPPRDRRQVFDGIWWRARTGSPWRDLPERYGPWETAYAVFRRWQIDETWARVLKKLQVKADADGIIEWEVSVDSTVCRAHQHAAGARKRGPDDPGRTRPNGLAAEPDDHGLGRSRGGLTTKIHLAVDASFHVLAAVITAGQRGDAPAFVQVMERIRVPRVSGGRPRTRPEHVLADRAYSSRQIRSYLRKRGIAHTIPEKRDQAGHRLRRGSAGGRPPGFDREMYKRRHKVECRIGLLKQARGVATRYDKLAVRYESTVQLTLIRQTL, from the exons ATGTCTCGTGGCGACCTGACGGATGCACAGTGGGAGCGGCTGGAAGCGGTGTTGCCGCTGATACCGAAGATGGGCCGACCTCCGAGGGATCGGCGGCAGGTCTTCGACGGGATCTGGTGGCGGGCCCGGACCGGCTCGCCTTGGCGGGACCTGCCCGAGCGATACGGCCCCTGGGAGACGGCGTATGCGGTGTTCCGGCGATGGCAGATCGACGAAACATGGGCCCGCGTCCTAAAGAAGTTGCAGGTCAAGGCAGACGCAGACGGGATCATCGAGTGGGAAGTCTCGGTCGACTCCACCGTCTGCCGGGCCCACCAGCACGCCGCCGGGGCCCGCAAAAGGGGGC CTGACGATCCAGGCCGGACGCGTCCGAATGGCCTCGCGGCCGAGCCGGACGACCACGGCCTGGGACGCTCGCGCGGCGGACTGACTACCAAGATTCACCTCGCCGTCGATGCCTCTTTCCACGTCCTCGCAGCCGTCATCACTGCTGGCCAACGGGGCGACGCGCCCGCCTTCGTGCAGGTGATGGAGCGAATCCGTGTTCCCCGGGTCAGCGGTGGACGCCCCCGCACCCGGCCGGAACATGTGCTTGCCGACCGGGCGTACTCCTCCCGTCAGATTCGCTCCTACCTGCGCAAACGCGGGATCGCGCACACCATCCCGGAGAAGCGGGACCAGGCCGGACACCGGCTCCGCCGCGGTTCTGCCGGCGGCCGTCCTCCCGGCTTCGACCGCGAAATGTACAAACGCAGGCACAAAGTCGAGTGCCGGATCGGCCTTCTGAAGCAGGCGAGAGGCGTCGCGACCAGATACGACAAGCTCGCTGTCCGCTACGAGTCGACCGTTCAGCTCACCCTCATACGGCAGACGCTGTGA
- a CDS encoding SDR family NAD(P)-dependent oxidoreductase has translation MLMNLGLTDKVAVVTGASKGIGLAIVETLGREGARLVAGSRTQTPELAALCDKYDVAFVPVDLGRV, from the coding sequence ATGCTGATGAACCTCGGGCTCACCGACAAGGTCGCTGTCGTCACCGGTGCCAGCAAGGGCATCGGCTTGGCCATCGTCGAGACCCTCGGCCGCGAAGGCGCCCGCCTCGTCGCCGGCAGTCGTACCCAAACCCCTGAGCTCGCTGCACTGTGCGACAAGTACGACGTCGCTTTCGTTCCCGTCGATCTAGGACGTGTTTGA
- a CDS encoding alpha/beta fold hydrolase: MAAGAAMALCTALAAPAAAADGTTTTKPTIVLVHGAFADASSWNGVVERLERRGYTVIAPANPLRGLYSDSTYIASLLDSIKGPIVLAGHSYGGALISSAAESNPRVKSLVYISALMLDVGESGMSLGAKFPSELDTATKSVPYRVGGGISGTDLYLKPDKLHQVFAADLPESTTRVMAVTQRPAATTAFSEKAKVAAWKHIPSWFLVAKQDKTINPDQERFEAKRAGSHTVEINSSHVAMIAHPEAVTDLVLQAATAAGSARPALATSGSTHDARAETALTGIAAASVIAGAGAVLLGRRLRRPAP; encoded by the coding sequence ATGGCGGCAGGGGCCGCCATGGCCCTGTGCACGGCCCTGGCGGCCCCTGCCGCCGCGGCGGACGGCACGACCACGACCAAACCCACCATCGTGCTGGTGCACGGGGCGTTCGCGGACGCTTCCAGCTGGAACGGGGTCGTCGAACGGCTCGAACGTCGTGGATACACCGTCATCGCCCCCGCCAATCCGCTGCGCGGGCTGTACAGCGATTCCACGTACATCGCCTCCCTGCTGGACAGCATCAAGGGCCCGATCGTGCTCGCGGGTCACTCATACGGCGGCGCCCTGATCAGCTCGGCTGCCGAGAGCAACCCCCGGGTGAAGTCGCTGGTGTACATATCGGCACTGATGCTCGACGTGGGCGAGAGCGGAATGTCCCTGGGCGCCAAGTTCCCCAGCGAACTCGACACTGCCACGAAGTCCGTTCCGTACCGGGTCGGCGGTGGCATCAGCGGGACCGACCTGTACCTCAAGCCCGACAAGCTTCATCAGGTCTTCGCCGCGGACCTGCCGGAGAGCACCACAAGGGTCATGGCGGTCACCCAACGACCTGCGGCAACAACCGCGTTCTCCGAGAAGGCCAAGGTGGCCGCCTGGAAGCACATTCCGTCGTGGTTCCTCGTCGCGAAGCAGGACAAGACCATCAACCCCGACCAGGAACGTTTCGAGGCGAAGCGCGCGGGTTCACACACGGTGGAGATCAACTCCTCCCACGTGGCCATGATCGCCCACCCCGAAGCGGTCACCGACCTCGTCCTGCAAGCCGCCACGGCGGCAGGTTCCGCCCGGCCTGCGCTGGCCACCTCCGGGTCCACCCACGACGCCCGGGCCGAGACCGCACTCACCGGCATCGCCGCCGCCTCGGTGATCGCAGGCGCGGGAGCCGTTCTCCTGGGCCGCCGCCTGAGGCGCCCCGCGCCCTGA
- a CDS encoding serine/threonine-protein kinase: protein MRGALLAGRYRLGKPIGSGGMGTVWRATDTYRQRGVAVKMVTGLAEGMTSETAGRFHREVQVASRLHHPHIVEMHDAGEAVVDGRPVLYLVMEEIPGEPLSRVLDVRRPSLAEIARWGGEICDALAAMHGEGVVHRDLKPANVMIGPDGHVTVLDFGIARLDATGIDLTTLTRTGSVLGTVAFMSPEQAGGGGEVGAPSDLYSLGCLLYATLVGGPPFSEGPWQRILLQHLDEVPAAPGLRRSGLPPEWDTLVLELLAKQPEHRPPTALAVRERLAALPFPQAAPAEVLSRISVPPEAASVTAPGSGATLVDPDGVATASVTPDGSAPQGPAPGAAAETSDVRAADTVTHNEGSVSAVHPPTEVWSGAPEPISSNSGDVISRSLTWGQLLAFFAGVVVLLVGLVAVILIMSGRGAGQSVGTSGLIVVGGFVAFVLFGILHAVYIDVWRPRRIKRQVGRWSWSNERVEAFAAVDRAMRKGRRIEVVFEPEGGGCVTYVIFPSRFVEAGLVGWTESGEEVLFPDDQLLTVMAVQDDGGG from the coding sequence ATGCGGGGTGCATTGCTCGCGGGGCGCTACCGCCTGGGTAAACCCATCGGTTCCGGCGGCATGGGCACCGTGTGGCGTGCCACGGACACCTACCGCCAGCGCGGTGTCGCGGTGAAGATGGTGACTGGCCTGGCCGAGGGCATGACCTCGGAGACCGCCGGCAGGTTCCACCGCGAGGTCCAGGTCGCCTCCCGGCTGCACCACCCGCACATCGTGGAGATGCACGACGCCGGCGAGGCGGTCGTGGACGGGCGTCCGGTGCTGTACCTGGTCATGGAGGAGATTCCCGGAGAGCCACTGAGCCGGGTGCTCGACGTGCGAAGACCCTCGCTGGCCGAGATCGCCCGATGGGGTGGTGAGATCTGCGACGCGCTCGCTGCCATGCACGGCGAGGGAGTCGTGCACCGGGACCTGAAGCCGGCGAACGTGATGATCGGCCCCGACGGGCATGTGACCGTGCTGGACTTCGGCATCGCGCGGCTCGACGCCACCGGCATTGACCTGACGACACTCACCCGCACTGGCAGTGTCCTCGGCACCGTCGCCTTCATGTCTCCGGAACAGGCGGGGGGCGGGGGTGAGGTCGGCGCGCCCAGCGACCTCTACTCCCTGGGGTGCCTCCTGTACGCCACACTGGTAGGCGGGCCGCCGTTCTCCGAAGGGCCCTGGCAGCGCATTCTGCTGCAGCATCTCGACGAGGTCCCCGCCGCCCCTGGCCTGCGCCGCAGTGGGCTTCCGCCCGAGTGGGACACCCTGGTGCTGGAGCTCCTCGCCAAGCAGCCGGAGCACCGGCCGCCGACTGCGCTGGCGGTACGGGAGCGGCTGGCGGCCCTGCCCTTCCCACAGGCCGCGCCTGCCGAGGTTCTGTCGCGCATCTCCGTCCCGCCCGAGGCCGCATCCGTGACGGCTCCGGGTTCCGGTGCGACCCTTGTCGATCCCGACGGGGTGGCGACCGCTTCGGTGACGCCGGACGGGTCCGCTCCGCAGGGACCTGCGCCGGGCGCGGCGGCCGAGACGTCCGATGTGAGGGCCGCGGACACGGTGACGCACAACGAGGGGTCCGTGTCCGCGGTTCACCCGCCCACCGAGGTCTGGTCCGGCGCCCCGGAGCCGATCTCCTCGAATTCGGGGGACGTGATCTCCCGCAGCCTGACCTGGGGGCAGCTCCTGGCCTTCTTCGCTGGTGTCGTGGTGCTTCTTGTCGGGTTGGTGGCGGTCATCCTGATCATGTCGGGACGCGGGGCAGGACAGTCAGTGGGTACCTCCGGCCTGATCGTCGTAGGTGGCTTCGTCGCCTTCGTCCTGTTCGGTATCCTGCACGCCGTGTACATCGACGTCTGGCGACCGCGGCGGATCAAGCGGCAGGTCGGCAGGTGGTCGTGGTCGAACGAGCGGGTTGAAGCGTTCGCCGCCGTCGACCGGGCGATGCGAAAGGGCCGCCGGATCGAGGTCGTCTTCGAGCCCGAGGGGGGTGGGTGCGTGACCTACGTCATCTTTCCGAGCCGCTTCGTCGAGGCCGGGCTCGTGGGCTGGACGGAGTCGGGCGAGGAGGTCCTCTTCCCCGATGACCAACTGCTCACGGTCATGGCCGTCCAGGACGACGGCGGCGGCTGA